The following is a genomic window from Calliphora vicina chromosome 5, idCalVici1.1, whole genome shotgun sequence.
ttattaacgatttaagatatttgagttttttataataaaaatcgatttttgttaagaaatatgagtgatcacagattgagctagttttctctaaaatcgcagtatttacgaagttattaacgatttaagatatttgagtttttttatataaaaatcgatttttggtatgaaatatgagtgatcacagattgagctagttttccataaaatcgcagtatttacgaagttattaacgatttaagatatttgagtttttttatataaaaatcgatctttggtatgaaatatgagtgatcacagattgagctagttttctctaaaatcgcagtatttacgaagttattaacgatttaagatatttgagttttttattctaaaaatggatttttggtatgaaatatgagtgatcaccagggaaaccaaaatatgcaaatgcatgttttttctggtgagtcgaatgagcacatggataagatatttacacgtttcagaactatttaagaattttggcatcgatttgttagtgcatatttttgcatattttacccttaaatacatatttttgcatatatttgttttaagagcatatttatgtcatattttgcgtttttagagcatattttactgtttaatagcatattttgagtttatcaaaaacaaattttgtcttacttatttttcgctgttgtgttacaggtttttacttcctttgtttaaaattcaaaattgaaaaatagatggcttttcaccaaaaaaaaaaatttaaaaaacagaaattttttttaaaatttaaaataacaattcgaaaaatttttttatccaaaaaatgaaaaaactgaaaaaaatgtttgttcacctaaaaatatttaaattttttattttgaagtataatttggtgaagggtatataagattcggcacagccgaatatagctctcttacttgttttaatataaaataagcactattttaataatagctccatctaaatatcaaattttagttctaattcaaacttaaccgttctaagtgttaaagaaatgttgtcttttaaatttgctcctgtaacatcagttgatgtcgaaagaacattttctatatttaaaaatgttttcagatccaatagacaacgatttttatttgaaaatttttgtttttttaagagcatattttttaaattttaagagcatattttaaagtttttactgcatatttaaagcgcctaaaacgctttttttagagcatatttccggtttccctggtgatcacagattaagctagttttccataaaatcgcagtatttacaaagttattaacgatttaagatatttgagatttttttatataaatatcgatttttggtatgaaatatgagtgatcacagattgagctagttttccataaaatcgcagtatttacgaagttattaatgatttgagtttttttatataaatatcgatttttggtatgaaatatgagtgattgagctagttttatcacagattgagctagttttccataaaatcgcagtatttacgaagttattaacgatttaagatatttgagttttttattctaaaaatcgatttttggtatgaaatatgagagataacagattgagctagttttccataaaatcacagtatttacgaagttattaacgatttaagatatattagtttttttatataaaaatcgatttttggtatgaaatatgagtgatcacagattgagctagttttccctaaaatcgcagtatttacgaagttattaacaatttaagatatttgagtttttttatataaatatcgatttttgttataaatatgagtgatcacagattgagttttccataaaatcgcagtatttacgaagttattaacgatttaaaatatatgagttttttatataaaaatccatttttggtatgaaatatgtgtgatcacagattgagctagttttccctaaaatcgcagtgtttacgaagttattaacgatttaagatatatgagtttttttatataaatatcgatttttgttatgatatatgagtgatcacagattgagctagttttccataaaatcgcagtatttacgaagttattaacgattgaagatatttgattgttttatacaaaaaaataatttttggtataaaatatgagtgatcagtggatcacatatacatttttttttgtcacactCAACTAAAAGAATTTGAATTCATTcactattaaagaaaattaggTCAGTAACTTTATTACAAACACAtgtgcccaattcacaattagTGTCGTAGCGtcgtatcgttgtatgtcgtaattgtttttgtttcgaaaaatttgtttgaaaaatatttatgacatacaatgctacaacactacgacatcaattgtgaattgggcaatggtgattaaatatattttatttccaaaaatagttTGCTTCATCGTAGAATACAGCATTTCTAATCGGAGTCATGTATTACTTCTTCAACattaaaataatacgacaaaataaaatgttctctTTTCATTTAATATGTATGTTATTAGAAAATGATTTAAAACTGAGACAATAATTTGTTCATGCTTGATTTAATGGCTGTAATTAAGCATAATTATGTCAAAATATCATTATTAATATGTCAAGCCTAAAAACTTTGAATGTTTACATGATAAAGAATTATaagtttttaattcttttttatgcaTCATTGCACTTTATTTTATGAGGAGTGAAATAaactggaaaaataaaaatatatgtatgtcaatgtgtataaaatatttgagacctaactcagttgtcagaaatgtaagtggtgaaaatgtattagtagaaaaaactatgttaaaacaaaaacagctcccgtatgtgtaaatattttgagtaatattttccagatgaatttgtatatgtatgtcTATTTATCTATGAGACGAACCAATtctctaaatttcaattaaaatagtGTAATCGTCTTCGCTTAAACTGTGTTAATTCATGTTAATACACTCACTCCGCATATTTTGCCTCAACGTAAAACCGTATAATACGAAAAAACCCATATctctaagaaaaaaataattgcgTTGCCAACTAATTGTTAACTATAAagaaagattttcaaaaaaaaaaatgttcgcatattaaattaaacaaacgaatttctttgttttattgaCAATGTTTAAAATGCAACCTAAAAAGCTGGTGGTGGgggtaataattttaaatataagtttaaagcatatttttctcaaacatatttattattagttGAATAGGCTGTTTTGTTTTAagtgtttattatttataaagacTACGGTTTAGAAAATAGCATAGTTCCGTCGAGCGGAAGACTATTTTccataatatttttgttgttgtttgtttctcatttaaatattttcttacagAAATAATggtattttagtaaattttttttcttttgcttccATTTGAAATATGTTTTGTATCATGGTTTTTGACGAATAAAGAGCCTGGGAATTTGTTGTAATATGTTTAGCAAATGATGAAGTGTGTTGTGTATTCAGTCACGTTTCTTTTTACGTCTAGGCTTCTTTTTCTTTTTCCTTCTCTCCTATTTCTTACTGCTCTTGGAATTTGTATCATCCTTACTCTTGTCGGTCTTTTCCGAATCGGAACCTCCCTTTTTGTCCTTAGTATCCTTGTTTTCCTTTTCTTTGCTCTCTTTCGTCTTGTCATCGGTTTTCTTATCCTTTCCTTCTTCAGCATCACGATTGGCCAGTTTGTTGTTGATGAGATTGTGAAGGGCGATAATAGAACGAACCATGGAGGCTAAATAGACTACCAACATTTGATCATTTGTTTTGACATACATGGTCTCGGTGAATTGATCGTTTGTTAAGTCGGGCAGAAGATTGAAAATATCCTGTAGTTGATAAACAATTTGGTAATTTATGGGCATCTTGCCATCACCAACTCGTTGCAAATAACTTTTTATATCATCCAACTGATCCTTGAGACCTCGTAGACCCATTAATTGGTTGGTAATCTTTTGCGATAAACTGCCTACAGTTGTATCCTTAATGTCACGCAATAAATGCTCCACACCGACTTCTTCGGCTTCTTCTGCGCCAATTTCACTGGGAACATGCTCAAAAGTTTTGCTGGTTGGTGAACCATCATCGTGAACTTCCTCTACGGCTATATAGGCTTCTGTGGGTAAACCTAAATCTTTAGGTTTGGCATCTATAATGACTAATACAGAATTTGGACAATAGCGCCTTATCAACTCATTAATGGCAATATCATTTTGATGCAATTTGGGTCCAGTGTGGTACCAGCCCACAACACGTTCTTTGgcatttacttttttaaacatgcCATACATATTTTCCAAATAATCATGATCCAAAAACcatacagatttatctttaTCATCCTCATCGAAAGGCACTAAAGAAAAAAGCAACATAAAAGTCATTCCATTGAAAATGATAGTTCtaaataaacataaacttaCCAGCAAAACTGTTGGATATATCCAAGACACCTTTAGACCTCCAGCATCCTAATAAAACGCCAACAACACGTTTTTGATTGCCAATCTTCCCCATACGATTGAAGTGATCCACCACGGACAACAAAACCAATGGATGAACTATTACTTTGTTTACCAAAACTTCTGATGAcggcattttgttttttttttctaaaatatcttgCAAATAACTTGTTGACAATAATATGTTTCTAGTATTTTTGTAGTAAACTCTGTGATTGagtaaaactgatttttaaCCGGAATTTGTTTGTGCAAAAATCTTTTGAAGactttcaatgtaaaaaatattttgcaaactcCTAAATGACAGGCAGAATTT
Proteins encoded in this region:
- the Rpn8 gene encoding 26S proteasome non-ATPase regulatory subunit 7, producing the protein MPSSEVLVNKVIVHPLVLLSVVDHFNRMGKIGNQKRVVGVLLGCWRSKGVLDISNSFAVPFDEDDKDKSVWFLDHDYLENMYGMFKKVNAKERVVGWYHTGPKLHQNDIAINELIRRYCPNSVLVIIDAKPKDLGLPTEAYIAVEEVHDDGSPTSKTFEHVPSEIGAEEAEEVGVEHLLRDIKDTTVGSLSQKITNQLMGLRGLKDQLDDIKSYLQRVGDGKMPINYQIVYQLQDIFNLLPDLTNDQFTETMYVKTNDQMLVVYLASMVRSIIALHNLINNKLANRDAEEGKDKKTDDKTKESKEKENKDTKDKKGGSDSEKTDKSKDDTNSKSSKK